The window CGACTGCCGCGGTCGTCGCGGTCATAATCGTGATCGTGTGCGCGTCCGTCGGCCAGGCCTTCACTACACATCTCGGCAACAAACTCCGCCGCTACATCACGTGGTCGCCTGCGCGCGCACTCGACGCGACCGGCGGCGCGCTGGTCAATGTGGTCGCGATGCTGCTGGTGGCCTGGCTGATCGGGTCAGCCCTCGCGGGTACGTCGCTGCCGACGCTGGGCAAGGAGGTCCGTAACTCCTCGGTGCTGCTCGGCGTCTCCCGGGTGATGCCCTCCCAGGCCTCCACCTGGTTCACGGACTTCTCCTCGGTCCTCGCGCAGAACGGCTTCCCGCAGGTCTTCAGCCCCTTCGCCAACGAACCGATCACCGAGGTCAGGGCCCCGGACCCGGCTCTGGCCGGCAGCCCGGTCGCGACGCGCGCCAAGCAGTCCATCGTCAAGGTCGTCGGTACGGCTCCGAGCTGCGGCAAGGTCCTCGAAGGCACCGGCTTCGTCTTCTCCGACCGCCGGGTGATGACCAACGCGCATGTCGTCGGCGGCGTCGACGAGCCGACCGTCCAGATCGGCGGCCAGGGGCGGTTGTACGACGCGAAGGTCGTCCTCTACGACTGGCAGCGCGACATCGCCGTACTCGACGTCCCGGGTCTCGACGCGAAGCCGCTGAAGTTCACCGACACCAACCACGACGCGGCCTCGGGGAACAGCGCCATCGTCGCGGGCTTCCCGGAGAACGGCGCCTACGACGTACGCGCCGCGCGTGTCCGCGGCCGCATCGACGCCAACGGCCCGGACATCTACCACCGGGGCACGGTCCGCCGCGACGTGTACTCGCTCTACGCGACGGTCCGTCAGGGCAACTCAGGCGGCCCGCTGCTGACCCCCGACGGCAAGGTGTACGGAGTCGTGTTCGCGAAGTCGCTGGACGACCCCCAGACGGGCTACGCCCTGACGGCCGACGAGATCCGCCAGGACATCACGACCGGCCGCACCGCCAACCAGCAGGTCGACAGCCAGGCGTGCGCGTTGTAAGTCGCGGAGACGGCGAGGGAGTGCGGGGCAACTGCCCCGCACTCACCTCCTGGAGTCTTTCTCCGCGTGATCAGGTGAGGGGCGGCGGGTCATCCGCGGGGATGCCGCAGCCGCGCCGAGACCCAGCGGGCCCGGCGGCGGAGGATGCGCGGAATGCCCAGCCGGGGATCATGCAGATCATGCGCACTGCGCACCCGGCCCTGGGGGCCGTCCCCCTCATGAGTGCTCGGATCCGCCGTAGCGGTCGAGCGTCGATTGCGTGCTGCGTCACCGAAGTCGTGCGTCCAGCCCATACCCCGACGTCTGCCCGTGCCTCATGGTCGGTAATCGCCCATGCGTCAGCCAATTGGCCTATGCGCCGGGCAATTGGCTGTTCGTCGGACAACTGTGCTCTTCCGGCCACCGGTTGGCCGCGCCGGAGCACCGGCCCGGGCCGCCCGCAGGGCCGGTCGCGGGCCTACCGGTCCGGCTCGGGATCCTTGAGCCAGTTGATGAGTTCGGTCGAGAAACCGACCGGATCCTCCTCGTGCGGGAAGTGCCCCAGACCATCGAAAAGTCGCCAACGGTACGGCGCTTCGACGTACTGGCCGGACCCCGCCGCACTCCGCGTACGGACCGCCGGATCGAGCGAACCGTGCAGATGCAGTGTGGGCACCCGCACCGGGCGCTTCATCCTGCGGTTGAACTGGATGCCGTCCGGGCGCGCCATGGACCGCACCATCCAGCGGTACGGCTCGATCGAGCAGTGCGCCGTCGACGGGATGCACATCGCGCGCCGGTAGACGTCCACCGCCGCGTCGTCGGGGAACTCCGCCGCCCGCGGCCCCGACCAGTCGCGGATCAGCCGGCCGACCAACGCCGCGTCGTCCGCGACGAGCTGACGCTCCGGCACCCAAGGCCGCTGGAAGCCCCAGATGTACGAGCCCGCCCGGGACTGTGCGAAGTCGGAGAGCATGGAGGACCGCCAACGGCGCGGGTGCGGCATCGAGGAGACCGCCAGCCGGCGCACCAGCTTCGGCCGCATCACCGCGGCCGTCCAGGCGAGGTAGCCGCCCATGTCGTGGCCGACCAGCGCGGCGTCCGGCTCGCCGAGCGAGCGGATCACGCCGGTGATGTCGAGGGCGAGGTTGGCGGGGTCGTAACCCCGAGGCGTACGGTCGCTGCCGCCCACTCCGCGCAGATCCATCGCGACGGCACGGAAGCCGGCGTCGGCGAGTGCGGTCAGCTGATGGCGCCAGGTCCACCAGAACTGCGGGAAGCCGTGCAACAGCAGTACGAGCGGCCCGTCCCCCAGCTCGGCGATGTGGAAGCGGGCCCCGTTGGCTGCCACGTCGCGGTGGGTCCAGGGGCCGTCGAGGCGTACGGGACTGCCTGAGCCGGGGCCGGTGGGGCCGAATGCGCTGGAATCGGGGACGGTCATGCGGACGAGCGTGCCACAGCGGACGCCTGGTCCTGGACCGCGGACTTCGTCAGGGCCTTGTCCGTCGGGGTGCTACCCGAGGCTGTGACGGCCGGACGGCTCGTACCCGCGGTGACGGCGGGCCGCGGATGCGGCTTGACGCCCTGCAGCACGGCCGCCGTCTGCTTGGCCGAGGCGATGGACTTCTCCGGCGGCTTGACCTTCTTGAACTTGGCGATGGCGATCAGCGCGAGCAGGATCGCCAGCACGATGAACGCGGCGCCGACGATCAGGAACGACCACGCGAGCCCGAGTCCCAGGTTGTGGATTCCGTACGCCGCCGCGAAGCTCAGCACGGGCAGCGCGAACAGAATCAGCACGCCTGCGACGATGAACGCCACACTGCCGGCCACACCCCGCTTGACGTCCTGCCGCACCTCTGCCTTGGCCAGGGCGATCTCGTCGTGCACCAGTGCGGACACCTCGGCCGTCGCCGAGGCGACCAGCTGCCCGAGACTGCGGTCGGCGCTGCCCGCGTAGTTGCCGGGGTCGCTCATCCCTGACTCCCTCTTCTGCTCCTGCTCGACACATCTGGTGTCAGATCATGCCGGACTGTCCGGCTTGCTGCTCGCTGCCCCCGCCAGTTCGGCAAGGCGGCGGTGCTCCGCGGCCTTCTTCTCGTAGATCGCGGCCATCCGAAGGTGGTACGCGGGATTGTCCTGCTCGTAGATGTCGGGAACGCCGTCCTGGTCCTCGTCGAGCTCCTCCGCCTCGTAGAGCGTCCGGTATCTGCGTACCCGGAGTTTGAGCAATGCACCGGAGAACACGGCCGCGATCAGGGAGCCCATCAGCACTGCGGCCTTGATCTCGTTGGTGAGGGTGGCGTTCCCTTCGAATGCGAGCTCGCCGATGAGCAGCGAGACGGTGAAGCCGATCCCGGCGAGCGAGGCGACCGCGAAGACGTCCGCCCATGCCAGGTCCTTGTTCAGCTCCGCCTTGGTGAATCGGGCGGCCAGCCAGGTACCGCCGAAGATGCCGACCGTCTTGCCGACGACGAGCCCCAGCACGACACCGAGCGTCTCGGGCCGGGTGAAGACCCCTGCCAGTGCGTTGCCGGAGAGCGAGACCCCGGCCGAGAAGAGCGCGAACAGCGGCACGGCGAGACCGGCCGACAGCGGGCGTATCAGGTGTTCGATGTGCTCGCCGGGAGAGTGCTGCTCGCCCTCGCGCCGGGTGCAGCGCAGCATCAGGCCCATGGCGACACCGGCGATGGTGGCGTGGATGCCGCTGTTGTACATCAGTCCCCAGATGACCAGGGCGAGCGGTACGTAGACGTACCAACCGCGCACGTTCTTGCGCAGCAGCAGACAGAAGACGGCGAGGCCGACGACGGCGCCGATGAGCGCCATGAAGTCGATGTCCTCGGTGAAGAAGATGGCGATGATCAGGATCGCGAAGAGGTCGTCGACGACGGCAAGGGTGAGCAGGAAGGCGCGGAGCGCGGACGGCAGCGAGGTGCCGATGACCGCGAGGACGGCGAGCGCGAAGGCGATGTCGGTGGCGGTCGGGACGGCCCAGCCGTCCGTGGAACCGCCGCCGACCACAGTCGCCAGTGTGTAGACGACGGCCGGCGCGGCCATGCCGCAGACGGCGGCGATGACCGGTAGGACGGCGGCCTTGGGGTCGCGCAGGTCACCCGCTACCAGTTCTCGCTTGAGCTCGACACCCGCGACGAAGAAGAAGATCGCGAGCAGCCCGTCGGCCGCCCAGTGCTGCACGGAGAGGTCCAGCCCCAGGAACTGCGGCCCGAGGTGGAAGTCGCTGACGGCCCGGTAACTGGACCCGAGAGTGTTCGCCCAGGTCAGCGCGGCGACGGCGGCGACCAGCAGGATGACTCCGCCGACGGTCTCGGTGCGCAGGGCGTCCGTGAGGTAGTTCCGCTCGGGGAGGGAGAGACGCCCGAGAAAGGTGCGGCGGGACGGAGAGGGGGGTGTGGGGGCGGGCGCGGCCACGAGTGGAGACCTCCGGGTCGGTACGGCAGCAATGGCATGGCTGATGCACTTGCCGACCAGACTTCCCGGCACACCCTGTGGAGATTTATTGATGAGTTATTGATGCAGCTGCCACTGTACCCGGGGTGTGCGGGGCCGTATCCGGTGATCTTCACCTTAAATGCCCGAGGGGCACCCGGCGCGTTGCCGGATGCCCCTCGGGGTCGTATCTGCTCGTGCCTGTTGCCGCCGGTCTCAGTCCTCGGAGGACGACGACGGCAGCTGCGTCTGGATGAGATCCATGACCGAGGAGTCGGTGAGCGTGGTGACATCACCCAGCTCGCGGTTCTCCGCGACATCGCGCAGCAGGCGGCGCATGATCTTGCCGGATCGGGTCTTCGGCAGCTCGGCGACCGGCAGGATCCGCTTGGGCTTGGCGATCGGGCCGAGCGTGGCGCCGACGTGGTTGCGCAGATCGGCGACGAGGCTGTCGGAGGCGGATGCCGAACCGCGCAGTATCACGAACGCGACAATGGCCTGGCCGGTCGTCTCGTCGGCCGCGCCGACCACGGCGGCCTCGGCGACCGACGGGTGCGACACGAGCGCCGACTCGACCTCGGTGGTCGAGATGTTGTGCCCGGACACGAGCATCACGTCGTCGACCCGGCCGAGCAGCCAGATGTCGCCGTCCTCGTCCTTCTTGGCGCCGTCGCCCGCGAAGTACTTGCCCTCGAAGCGCGCCCAGTAGGTGTCGATGAAGCGCTGGTCGTCGCCCCAGATGGTGCGGAGCATCGACGGCCACGGCTCGGTGAGGACGAGGTAGCCGCCCCCGCCGTTCGCCACCTCGTTGGCCTCGTCGTCGACGACGGTGGCGGAGATACCGGGCAGGGCGCGCTGGGCGGAACCGGGCTTGGTCTCCGTGACACCGGGAAGCGGCGAGATCATCATCGCGCCGGTCTCGGTCTGCCACCAGGTGTCCACGATCGGGCACTTGTCGGCGCCGATGTGCTTGCGGTACCAGATCCACGCCTCGGGGTTGATCGGCTCACCGACCGAACCGAGAATCCGCAGCGACGACAGGTCGAACTTGGCGGGGATGTCGTCGCCCCACTTCATGAACGTACGGATCGCGGTGGGCGCGGTGTAGAGGATCGTGACGCCGTACTTCTGGATGATCTCCCAGAAGCGGCCCTGGTGAGGCGTGTCGGGCGTGCCCTCGTACATCACCTGCGTCGCGCCGTTGGCCAGCGGTCCGTACACGATGTACGAGTGCCCGGTCACCCAGCCGATGTCGGCGGTGCACCAGTAGACGTCGGTCTCCGGCTTGAGGTCGAAGACGGCGTGGTGGGTGTACGCCGCCTGCGTGAGGTAGCCGCCGGAGGTGTGCAGGATGCCCTTCGGCTTACCCGTCGTACCCGAGGTGTAGAGGATGAAGAGCGGATGCTCGGCGTCGAATGCCTCGGGGGTGTGCTCGGTGGGCTGGCGGCCGGTGATCTCGTGCCACCAGACGTCGCGGCCCTCGGTCCACGGGGTGTCCTGGCCGGTGCGCCGCACCACGAGGACATGCTCGACGGTGTCGAAGCGGGAGACGGCGTCGTCCACGGCGGGCTTCAGCGCGGACGGTTTGCCGCGGCGGTAGCCACCGTCGGCGGTGATGACGACCTTGGCGTCCGCGTCCTGGATGCGGGCGGCGATGGCGTCGGCGGAGAA is drawn from Streptomyces sp. NBC_01717 and contains these coding sequences:
- a CDS encoding MarP family serine protease; the protein is MNVLDILLLAGAVWFAVIGYRQGFVVGILSVIGFLGGGLVAIYLLPVLWDQLTDNSEVSSTAAVVAVIIVIVCASVGQAFTTHLGNKLRRYITWSPARALDATGGALVNVVAMLLVAWLIGSALAGTSLPTLGKEVRNSSVLLGVSRVMPSQASTWFTDFSSVLAQNGFPQVFSPFANEPITEVRAPDPALAGSPVATRAKQSIVKVVGTAPSCGKVLEGTGFVFSDRRVMTNAHVVGGVDEPTVQIGGQGRLYDAKVVLYDWQRDIAVLDVPGLDAKPLKFTDTNHDAASGNSAIVAGFPENGAYDVRAARVRGRIDANGPDIYHRGTVRRDVYSLYATVRQGNSGGPLLTPDGKVYGVVFAKSLDDPQTGYALTADEIRQDITTGRTANQQVDSQACAL
- a CDS encoding alpha/beta fold hydrolase produces the protein MTVPDSSAFGPTGPGSGSPVRLDGPWTHRDVAANGARFHIAELGDGPLVLLLHGFPQFWWTWRHQLTALADAGFRAVAMDLRGVGGSDRTPRGYDPANLALDITGVIRSLGEPDAALVGHDMGGYLAWTAAVMRPKLVRRLAVSSMPHPRRWRSSMLSDFAQSRAGSYIWGFQRPWVPERQLVADDAALVGRLIRDWSGPRAAEFPDDAAVDVYRRAMCIPSTAHCSIEPYRWMVRSMARPDGIQFNRRMKRPVRVPTLHLHGSLDPAVRTRSAAGSGQYVEAPYRWRLFDGLGHFPHEEDPVGFSTELINWLKDPEPDR
- a CDS encoding phage holin family protein — translated: MSDPGNYAGSADRSLGQLVASATAEVSALVHDEIALAKAEVRQDVKRGVAGSVAFIVAGVLILFALPVLSFAAAYGIHNLGLGLAWSFLIVGAAFIVLAILLALIAIAKFKKVKPPEKSIASAKQTAAVLQGVKPHPRPAVTAGTSRPAVTASGSTPTDKALTKSAVQDQASAVARSSA
- the nhaA gene encoding Na+/H+ antiporter NhaA encodes the protein MAAPAPTPPSPSRRTFLGRLSLPERNYLTDALRTETVGGVILLVAAVAALTWANTLGSSYRAVSDFHLGPQFLGLDLSVQHWAADGLLAIFFFVAGVELKRELVAGDLRDPKAAVLPVIAAVCGMAAPAVVYTLATVVGGGSTDGWAVPTATDIAFALAVLAVIGTSLPSALRAFLLTLAVVDDLFAILIIAIFFTEDIDFMALIGAVVGLAVFCLLLRKNVRGWYVYVPLALVIWGLMYNSGIHATIAGVAMGLMLRCTRREGEQHSPGEHIEHLIRPLSAGLAVPLFALFSAGVSLSGNALAGVFTRPETLGVVLGLVVGKTVGIFGGTWLAARFTKAELNKDLAWADVFAVASLAGIGFTVSLLIGELAFEGNATLTNEIKAAVLMGSLIAAVFSGALLKLRVRRYRTLYEAEELDEDQDGVPDIYEQDNPAYHLRMAAIYEKKAAEHRRLAELAGAASSKPDSPA
- the acs gene encoding acetate--CoA ligase, with protein sequence MPRDTTDTLGMGDVVSNESLANLLREDRRFAPPADLAADANVTAEAYEQAEADRLGFWAEQARRLTWATEPTETLDWSTPPFAKWFADGKLNVAYNCVDRHVEAGHGDRVAIHFEGEPGDSRAITYAELKDEVSRAANALAELGVGKGDRVAVYLPMIPEAAVAMLACARIGAAHSVVFGGFSADAIAARIQDADAKVVITADGGYRRGKPSALKPAVDDAVSRFDTVEHVLVVRRTGQDTPWTEGRDVWWHEITGRQPTEHTPEAFDAEHPLFILYTSGTTGKPKGILHTSGGYLTQAAYTHHAVFDLKPETDVYWCTADIGWVTGHSYIVYGPLANGATQVMYEGTPDTPHQGRFWEIIQKYGVTILYTAPTAIRTFMKWGDDIPAKFDLSSLRILGSVGEPINPEAWIWYRKHIGADKCPIVDTWWQTETGAMMISPLPGVTETKPGSAQRALPGISATVVDDEANEVANGGGGYLVLTEPWPSMLRTIWGDDQRFIDTYWARFEGKYFAGDGAKKDEDGDIWLLGRVDDVMLVSGHNISTTEVESALVSHPSVAEAAVVGAADETTGQAIVAFVILRGSASASDSLVADLRNHVGATLGPIAKPKRILPVAELPKTRSGKIMRRLLRDVAENRELGDVTTLTDSSVMDLIQTQLPSSSSED